The genomic region AAgttttatcttcaaatttttgtCATACTTAAACGTAGGCTGTAGGGATATTTTAGAACTAAAAAATTCGGTCCAAACAAAACAagctcttaaatagtagtatagataagaGAATAAAAGAAGTGGGTTAGTGAGAGAGTGATCCTACTTTGTAGGAAATGTTTTAGGTGAgagttagagatatattttttCAGTGTTATCCTCAAGTTTTGACCATGCTTAAACATAGgctttaggggtattttagaacaaaacaaatttgGTCAAAATAGGAAATactccttaaatagtagtatagataaggGAATAGAAGGAGTGAATTAGTGGgaaagtggtcctattttgtaggaaatGTTTTAGGTGAgagttagagatatattttttCAGTGTTATCCTCAAGTTTTGGCCATACTtctattttagaacaaaaaaatcatgtccaaacaggagaagcctcttaaatagtagtatagataaggAAATAGagctcatctttttttttttaatgataagtttcaaatttgaagtgtgagaattctttttgtgataaagataaTCTCCTTaatttaaaagacaaaaaagtttGGACAAATATGTGGGGTCTACCGTTTTCAagttatttacaactatgttattaaaaaaaatttctgtatCTTAAAAACACCTTCTTAACTGTTTTCAAAATCTTGTTTTAAATCAGAAAAATAGgatacaattttttgaaaactatatttaaaaaatattagctaaataataaattcaaaagtaaaacccatcattttatgaatatattacaaaaaaaaaaaaaaaaaatatatatatatatatatttaaatattgttacTAAACCGcaagttttcttcttaaaaaaaaaaaataaataaaaaacacttagTTAAGCATAAACGTGCGTGAAGTATCATTACCTCAAATGAGTGCTTTCCAACTAGACAGAGTATCAGAAAACCCTTCGAATTCCACAAACAACACAGTAGCGTGTGACAGTATACACACTACCACCggccaaatcggcccaataccatcatttttaaaaaaatgtaggcagaaaacactgtttcggaactaaatgGGGATATACCACTTTTTtcagtactcgagtttggtgaactcgagtactggatATTACACTTCCACCGTGGCATGCCAACGTGGcgttttggatttaaaaaaatgtcaccTAGTACTCGAGTCTGTTGAACTCGAGTACCGTATGATCTGGTACCCGAGTTTAGGGAACTCgggtaccaatctggattgACACTGGAATTGCTGATGGGATATGCCCGAGTGATACTCGAGCTTCATGTGCTCGAGTACTGTGAACAGTACCCGAGTTTTTGAAGCTCGAGTACCAATCTGGATTGGCCCGAAGTTCTTGGGTCATGCCAATTACCATCAACTTGATTTTTTACAGTATTGTTAGTAAGGTCCTGCTCCTTTATATATGCAAAGTACCTGAATTTGTTGAGCCCATTCATTGTTGCCAATCAACATAACAAAGTAGCAAAATATATGCAATATTCTTGCCAAATTACCCAGATAAAGCCACATAATGTGATATAACTATGACTTTGTTCCTTAGCATCTGACATCTCAGCATCctcataaaagtaaataaataaactttaaacaagcttcttaaattgaaaaatgGGAATTTTGTATTTCGTATGGCTTTATCGATATAATAACATAATTACACAACACTCAAAATGTTGAGCTCCACTTTAGCCATTCAACTCTAATCCTCAGCATCCTAACTATTTTCTCCTTTCAAGCTTAATATACACGACAAGAATGATCACTTCCGTTTATGTTCCGACTACTAATCACAACCGTTCCCCGACCGTCTCTTGAAAAAGTAAGACTCAAATCAGTGTTGAATTGAGCATGTCTTTACTTAACAAGTACCTcaagatgttaaaaaaaaaattaaaaaagaatgaaaagtggcacaatgattttcaaaatcatgtCTGCAAAAACATTAGGCAAGGATAAGATGTGGCATTGTAATTGAACAAGGAGAAGTCCAAGTCAAAATCATGCACCTTTTTTTAACCGGATAAAAacaaatctattaaaaaaatgaggagCCAAACCATAAGTCTCCATGacaatgatggaaaaaaaagaCAACCAAACTTTTACTAAGCTCAAAACATCTACCACTACAaccaaaggttttttttatacCCCAAAGGGGAGATTCGAACTAGTGACCCCCACTTCATAAGGGGAGCCACAAGTTGCCACCTTATGTACAGTTCATaagaaataacaaataaataaccTAAATTCTGAAGCCAAAAATTTCATGAGTCTTGCATGCAGTATCTATGAGACCAATTAGGTGAACTAATTAAACTCTGCTGCTCCTTGCTATTGAACTTGCATTAACATTGCCAATGACAaaacaacagtttttattttaaccaTTAGTACAATAACTTCACAAAGTCTCATCTAACTTAAGTCGATAGCAATCAATATTTGGAAAGTGTAGAGGATTTTAACAAAGAAAATTGGTTGTGTGGTTACACTAAAATTACAAGTCAACAAGTTACTAGCACAATGATACAAGATATAAATCCTCATATGGGTGAGACAAGATTTACACCTACCTATGACCCAGAAGAAAACATACCAACTTAGTGACTGCTGCAAGGTTCTAAAATTATATGCAATAACTCTTAtatgttattgttatttaaaagaTACAATGGTTACTGTAAACTTTTAAAAACATTAAGATGCAATAACAAATTGTATGTTATTTACAAGATGCAAAGACTACGTACATTTCTGGAAATATCTaaccaaaaagacaaaagaaaaattagaagtaGCCggcaaaaactgaaaacactgaaAACATGGAAAAGAATAACATAGATGTGTGGCTgtaagaagattttttttaaaaataattaaactttaGTTTCTCAGCTGGGGGGAAAAACATTGATAAGCATATatctaacaaaaaaacaaaatataacattctAACTAATCTTAGTACTTTGAGTTAGTATCTTGCCCTCTTCTTaatgttatcaaaaaaatttaacaaaaaatcacTTACAGTGTGGAAGGGCACATTGTCCTTGCCCATAAACTGATACAACTCTACATCTTCAGGATTCTTCCACCACTTCTCCCATTCAGGTGTGTGGCAAGCAGTAATAGAAACATATCCAATAGGCGCATCAAACTAGACATAGAAAACCTATCCACCACAAGTAAATAGAAAGGTCAATTTGCCAAAATTTGAGATAAAACTTGAAGAGGCTAGCATGAATTCAGCATGTTCGTCTATCAACAACTAATAACCTTATCACTAAATCTCTCAAGTGGAACTGGAACCCCCCACTTCAGATCCCTGGTAATACATCGTGATTTCAGCCCTTCTTTAAGCCAGGCATTTGTTGTTTGAATAGCATTCTGGCTCCAAGATCCAGCCACCGACATTTTGTCGATGTATTCTTCCAATTTGTCCTTCAACAAGGGGAGTTCAAGAAACAGGTGGTTTGTGTCACGAATGTGTGGTGTCGTCTGACAGACCTGTTAGCAGACAAAGCTCATGGATCAACTACAAGAAatgtataaataaaacaaaatggcATAATATCATACATCTACTGACAatagctttctttcttttttttaatagtttttcttcttctcagaAAATTATGGAAGAAAAATATGATGCTGAGGGCTCTGAAACAGGCCCCAACAAGATTACTAAGCACTAGTTTTCTTGTAATATAGCTTGCAGAAAAAGGTCCTTGTTTCATAATGATTTAAATTTGGTTTATAGCTTCAAAACGTAACAACCAAAACAATCAGAGGATGAAAAATTTATTCATGTGAAAGAGAAACAATCAAATGTCTGAGATAAAATGTCTTTTTTGGAcaaactacatattttaaaaagctGAATGCGCAACATGGATAACATTTCATACAATCAGGTTCCTCATTTAGAATTTGATAATACAAAATAGAGACCTCAATATTAGAAGTAAGTTTTGTACCTTGCACCTAGGATCTTTTAATTCTGTCGGATTCAAAAGACTGCCACAATTGGGGCACGGTTCATGCATTTGTATGCAAGAGTTGCCACTTCGTTGAGTTCTTGCACATCAAATTTCCCTTCCAGGTGGGAATCCACAATTTCCTCCCATCCAACTTTTCCCTCAATATTCATTGCTGCCTATTCATCAAACAagaaattacattaaaatagcAAGCATACGTGACTGCGACCAGGTCAACAATTATGCAACACAAGCCAACAATGAATGAAGTGAAATGAAGTTGTGAAATGAAGTTGTGAAAACATTCAAACATAAAATAACTAAACTTGTCACACAGAATTTAAAACCCATTCAAGGTGCTTACAATTTCAGTTTCTAGGCTATGAAGCCAAAAGATACTCACCGATCTCGCTCATGTACAAGGGTTTCCATTAGGGTTGGGAACTCCTTGCTCATCTCTTAATACAATAGGGTTAGCACGTCAAAGCAATCCATTTCCTTCAGCTGAAGATAAGAGAAAATTACAATTAACTAAATtcagcaacaaaaaaatgaatttctaaATTCATATAGATACATAGCATTTGGTATTCCTACATATGGCCATAACATATGAAAATAGGAATCGTATTAATGATGATAAATTATGAATATAAGAAAgcttaccatttttttaagatCCTCAGGGCTTGGTAAAAATACGGCATGAAAAAGTAAGAAGTATAGTAGTTTTATCTTGTGCCACAATGGCATTTTTGCCCAAGTCCTCTGTATTGTAATATGCTTCAATCAAAATCAACGTTTTAATAAGGTAGTCCTTAAATTGTAAAAAGAAAGAGGGCAGGGAGGAACAACAGAGTACAGATCGGTACTTggaaacacacacaaaaagcaTAGGCTAATAAAAACATAAGGAAACCAAAAGATTTTTAGTTCTTTGACAAGCTGGACATTTGAGAAGCCTACACTATGAGATGGTAAACCTTAAAGAGAACCAAGGGTGATCAGTAGCAGAATGTATAAGATCTACCATGGTCATCGCTTACTACACACAAGAAGATTAATTCCAGTTATGATAAAATTATTATGGTTCTTCACatttcaaaaagaaagcaaCCAAGTTTGGTCCCAAAATTTGGGGTGGCTATGGATTTTCAACAGACTAGTTAGGCCAGCCACATGTTTCTTTTCTGCCATtctattttaccaaaaattcaTAATCTATTACCTCCTTAATTGATATGTcattttttgtacttttattaatgttatttttagtCTTCCTCTACCTTTTCTCCATTCCCTCAACTTGAACCAACTCACTCCTTCTCACTGGTGTATTGATCCATTTTCTATAAACACAACCAAACCATTGCACAGAGGTGGCACCACCCTATTGCACAGAAAGATCTGAAAGAAGTAGGGAAACACCTTAAAGTATTTGAGTAAGATAAATAAACATCTTTCTTTTCAGGTTTGTGTTGGTTAAACTTTGGGGGAAAGTTACATGTTCTACCTAAGGCTGCTATCCAACtttattcagttttttttttttcactatacTGTGCATATGATTCTCACCCCAAGTTGACATAAAAATTAGAGCTTACCAGGCACAAAGTATGCAGGTTTGTGAGCCATATCTCCAACAGTAGTACTTTCTAGTAGCTCACCCTTCAAAATCAAACAGATTATAATTCTACACACTATGGGATTGTGGCATAAATCAATAAGAAAGCAATTGAAACTCATTGTAGGAGAAACAAGAGTAGAAACTGGCCAACCTTCTAAGCATAATCCAGCAGatccattgcactttttgagtTGCATGGGGCACACTAGCAATTGCAAGCACATTAGTCCCTGAGTGCCACAGTGACACCAGTTCTGATCAGCTGAACATTGCACCTGATATGACTAGGCAGACAAATTTAACCTAACAACATCAGGTTTGATTTTCAGCAATTCACTTGTTACCTAGGAATAGTGTTGCACATCCACATAAGGATGCAATTCTACTGAATAGCAGAACAAACAGATTCCAAAATCTTACAAAATGCTAACAGAGGATAAATTAGAAGAGCAAAGAGTGAAAGGAGGGATCAAAACATAAAAGGATCACAATGTGGGCAACATTGCTGATGATTTCATCATGACCATTTATATAGTTGATACTGTACACTACTACAGAATCCAATCTCATTATAAAAACTGAGCAGCTCATGCTTCTCAAACAATCTAATCTATGAACATAAGTTTTTGAGCCCCATCAAGCAGAAAGTATTggacaaacaaaagaaaagaacaaacaaGTGCATCCAGATGCATTTATAACCAAAGAATAATTCAATGAATACTCTGATAAAGCAACTCAGAAATtaacaaagagaaaagaaatagagaagaaagaaaagagagagcaagCAATAATGTAGTGAGCTTAAATACACACCTCAGAACGCAGATATGGAACAGATACAGAGGTAAAAACAAATCCAGCAATAATGTAATAAGAAGGAGGTCTGCCCCTGATGTGTGCTGGGATGAGCCGCTTGTGAGTAGATACATAAGCTCTAAAAGGTTATAAATAATATATCTGCACTGACTTTCttcttcattatattattctggGTCTTTTATTTTCAGGGGGGACAAGGGTTGAAAAAAGTAGAACTACACTCTTGACATACCTGTATATGCTCCATTCTTCTCATAATCTTTAATGAAGTGCTCAATAACTGGTGTTGGTATGACATAACCAATGTTCTCCACATCTTCATGCTTAAGAGACTGAAATGCAATACCCACACACTTTCCCTTATCATTAAAAGCTGGCCCACCAGAATTTCCAGAGTTTATTGCAGCATCTATCTGGGAAAAAGTATGTCAGAGACAAGGgacaacaaaaaatttgtcaataaACAAgtaataaatgataaaaaaacaGTAAGTCTTAACAGAAGATAAGATCAAAATTCTAGAACCTGGAGTCCGAGAAGTTCTGTTGACCCATGAACATAAGAAAGTATCTCAATGCGTGACACTACACCACTAGTCACAGAGATTGTGTCACCCCCAATTGGGTAGCCCACTACAGTTACAGCATCTTGGAGTGCAGGCAGATCTCCAAACTCCACAGGTGAAACTCCTTCCCAAAACTCATCATCACTCACTGTCAACAACGCTGAGGCATCGCAAAATAGGGGTAGGAAAGTACCCATTGGATTATATATACATGAATTGGAACTATATCTTTTGCTGAGTTGTTAATACTATTTCTAAAGATTAACTAGAATTAAACAAGGCATTAGGATTGCACATGACTGTGGAACCATAAATTGATGAATCATCAACATGTTCTTTGTCTTGTATTTTGGAGCACACCAGCATCTTGTACAAATTCATTTCATCAACATGCAAATTACGAtttcttcaatatttttatacaaCTTTTAAGAAATTCGAACAAAAACGCATAATAACTACAAGATACCTGGTTGGATAAGTAAAAGATATTTGAGTTGATAAAACCATAGTtaataattcttcttcttcttcttcttcttcttcttcttcttcttcttcttcctttctatCTTTGATTAATTACTATTTAGATTTCTATTAGTACTATTGCAACCCAAGAACTAACTCTTCATGTCACCCACCAATCTACACATTTAGCTTTAAGCTATTGGCACTTTCTTCCCAATCCAATTCATCAAAATCCATCACGTATGTAGTTATGTTTCTCAATAAAAGCAACTTCACACCGGCACACACTATCCCTttgtttgcaaaaattgaatGAAAAGCTTAAAAAGACATCCATTTGCACAAAACCAGGTACCGAATTAATTCAAACtaactaaaaaacaaacttttccATACCAATATCTCATTATGTCTTAAACACACTATCCCTTAGTTTGCAACAACAAAACATAAATGCTAAAAATCCAAACATTCTCACTATACTCGGATACTAAATCGCCTCAGACTAACTTAAAAACCAAACTTTCTCATACCATTAACACATTCAATCCCAAACACTAACCTTTGGCTTGCAATAACCAAATGAAAAACTTAAAGGCCAAGCATTTTCCCAAAAAACCAGACACCAATACAGCAGCATGTCTTTATCTACTCGCTTCCAATACAGCAGCATGTCTCGAGCTAATTTCCTAGTGCGAATCGCAGCACCCTTCATCAGTTTATGCGATCTTCCCATCTTTGTTTTCACCTGATAAAAGAAACAGATGATACCATTTCTTCAAGATGTATAACAGCAAGGACGTATGAATGAAATTAACCAttgcttttctttccttttcttttttaaagataagTAACCACTATTGAAGAACAGAAACCCACATCCCATATGTTTATCAAAAATGGAATTTGTAAATCTACAtggacccatgacctcacccacCATCCTAAACTTTCAAGGGGAGGAGTTACACATCATCCCCGTTTTCTTCTCCTCACTGGTTCCTTCACTGGTCTCACCTTGCCTGAAAAAAACAGAAGCAAATACTCATATtcaaatcatttaaccataaagAGATGCATATGTACTCGGTATAAGAGGGGAGAGTACCATGTCCAGTCCCACAGTCAGGAGGATGTGTCCGTGTCCGTTGCGGCCTTCGCGGCCGATCCTCACTGCGTGAAGCCTCAGGTGGGGGGGTGGGTATCTCTGTCTGGATGGCACCAGGGGTGGGTGGCCCAGGGGTGGGCatgaatctcatctcatctctacCACATACATCTGCGGGGATAGTGCCGGTAGTCGGTGGGGGAGAGGATGTGGGTGGGTAGGTATCATCGCGAACCATGGATGGGGATCGACATGTCTGGGCAAACGTATGGGATGGACCCGCATCATCATGTGCCATGGAGCCCATGTCATAACTAGTGTCCAAACACATCTCATCTGATGTCTGACTTGCCTCCTCCATCGTGTGGTCATGCACGGGTGTGTGACGGCCACCCGATGTGTGACAGCTCGCAGTTGTGGGATGCCGACTAGATGCATGGCACTGACTAGATTGACGACCTCCATGCCCTCGACGTCCACCTGCTTGTTAACCATGCCCTACAGCCGGTTCACTTGCGTTGCCCACAGTGCGTGCATCGTCCAAGGTCAATCGATTGATCTCTTCAACAGATTGCAAGGCATTCATACAGTCCGTGTAGATCTCAGACCCTGGTTCGAACTTCGCCATAATCCTCAACTGTGATTCAACCTGTCACAAGTATACAAGAGTAGTGTTAGGATTTGGAACTAAACTATGCAAAGCAAGGTACATTTATAATAGAACAATCTTTGTAAACTTACCAAAGTGTCCCAGTATGAGGTCTCTTTTGTAATATGCCGAACAGTGATGGAACGATACCACACCATATACTCATCATTGTAGCTCATTACCCCATGAAAGGGCGGTGCTTCAGCAATTGTGGCATGCGCAGCCCATCTAGCAATATGAGTGGCATGTTCTTGAACCCAATTTTTTTCGTGCTTGCCTTGGAGCGTTATCTTGTGAAGTTCAATTGAAGTATCGACATTGTCCGGTACGCCTTGCTCCATCCCAAACTGTCGAAGAACACGTTCGGGGTGATGGCCTTCAATCACCCAAAAATGTATGAGCGGCATGATGGACCTCCATATGTGTTGGCCTGCTGTACAATATGCGGGCAGGGAACCCAAATAATCTCTATATGGCTCCCAGACAATCTACAATGATCCAACAAATGCAAACAACCATATTAACAATATATGTGTAACGATATCTTACAAACAACCATACAAACAAGCATAAAGTGGTTGGTTCCCACTTGTAAGGCACGATACCTGATTTGGCCGGAGCGAAGCAAGCGACACACGATAGGCGCGTAGGACATGCATTGGATGGTCAGTTGTTATCTTAGCCCTTTTCCATCTATCAAATAACACAGACATAACCTTCATATTAATCacttacataattcccatgcGAAAAAAATTAATGCGGAAATGTAAAACGTTAACTAAGTTGAAGATCCTACATACCTGACAGCAAGTGGACCTGGGGGCAGTGCCTGCTGTGGATGCCTCATCACAGGACATATTTGTGGAAACCTCGCCCACGCCCACAACTGCACTAATAGCAGTGCACCACCAATTTGCTTGGCTGTCTTCTCTGATGCCTTACAGAGGTGTCTATATAGCCAACTTAATGttgcactaccccaactataattctttccattgctgattggattgaaaaattataGATACATGATTGAGAGCCGTTCGCCAGACTTGTCCATAAACAGTATACTACCCAACATTTGGAGTATGTAATACCGAGCATACTGTTGCACACGCACCTCAGTGGCGTCAGTAGGAAGAGGGTTGCGAAACTGCTCCTCCAGCCATTTGGCTTTTATCCTCGGCCCTTCCAACACTGCAATGTTCTTTTTTGTACCAACTGGTCTATCCGGTGGAAGGAAGCCTAGCAAATCTATGCAAAAGTCACCCCAGTTGTCCATATGGGTAAATCCTACCACCGGCAAGCCATGTACAGGTACCCCCATGATGACCTCTATGTCTTGTAGCGTGATGGTCATCTCACCGTGGGGCAAGTGGAATGAGTGTGTCTCTGGCCGCCATCTCTCCACTAAGGCCGTGATCAGTGCATGGTCAAGGTCCATATGTGGGACTCGAAGTAGCCCATCTAACCCCGCATCTGTGATATAAGTGGCAATCCATGGATCTAACCCACCATCAAACAGACCTTTATCTCGGTGACGACAAGTCAGAACACCTGGCACTTTCGCAAACAAAGTAGCTTAGTATTAATAATAGCATTCACTAACCACGTAATAATTACACTTCAAAGAAAATGCCCAAAATCTTTC from Castanea sativa cultivar Marrone di Chiusa Pesio chromosome 11, ASM4071231v1 harbors:
- the LOC142615284 gene encoding serine/threonine-protein phosphatase 7 long form homolog, whose protein sequence is MDPHRAGPSIGIVLTRQPMHRSSLLWDAPLAGVLTCRHRDKGLFDGGLDPWIATYITDAGLDGLLRVPHMDLDHALITALVERWRPETHSFHLPHGEMTITLQDIEVIMGVPVHGLPVVGFTHMDNWGDFCIDLLGFLPPDRPVGTKKNIAVLEGPRIKAKWLEEQFRNPLPTDATEVRVQQYARYYILQMLGSILFMDKSGERLSIIHLCKASEKTAKQIGGALLLVQLWAWARFPQICPVMRHPQQALPPGPLAVRWKRAKITTDHPMHVLRAYRVSLASLRPNQIVWEPYRDYLGSLPAYCTAGQHIWRSIMPLIHFWVIEGHHPERVLRQFGMEQGVPDNVDTSIELHKITLQGKHEKNWVQEHATHIARWAAHATIAEAPPFHGVMSYNDEYMVWYRSITVRHITKETSYWDTLVESQLRIMAKFEPGSEIYTDCMNALQSVEEINRLTLDDARTVGNASEPAVGHG